In one window of Ptiloglossa arizonensis isolate GNS036 chromosome 5, iyPtiAriz1_principal, whole genome shotgun sequence DNA:
- the Ccz1 gene encoding vacuolar fusion protein CCZ1, giving the protein MSIKTEVTLEHFYIFNGTYAKKEGEEEKKILYYYPERDLDVQIKNIGLSEAIIKFAESFNPGQPCDYCHTHKTRQIYYQPEPNFWMVMIVGVPYVSKEKDGNNYIEYQNDEISSSICQAILKQAYVMFRLFMGSFNTIINEPECGSTTLLKHKLEHFYSRYLLSLKLNNSDILDVFQGLQFLPLDKITFLRVQCFMNLIEAMFSQVKYTAFLYNDQVVWSGLEPEDMQVVYNYLVGTLLPAHLEKELHGGSMPRNSPSPFTTSHYGKFVTGPSSINDPNLIGKSPTVFINYSTEPISLYLVVYRALSATICLFVDSKTNLLIDFFKSLDSFLGPQLTTLVSSVAEQCTKHVIVTPESCTKYLYFNKLNLAYKSTIHVGNRRCSNVLTTPEVLRVITDIYNDTNKLKEAGEIIIKTMSHYWVIGKLSNLREFFVVIQQKSASIIEIEDEVKRLCEKQLKSIFFH; this is encoded by the exons ATGTCAATAAAAACGGAGGTTACATTGGAACACTTTTATATATTCAATGGAACGTATGCAAAGAAAGAAGGGGAG gaagagaaaaaaatactttATTATTATCCAGAAAGAGACTTAGACGTTCAGATTAAAAATATAGGACTCAGTGAAGCAATTATTAAATTTGCAGA aTCGTTTAATCCTGGACAACCTTGTGACTACTGCCACACACACAAAACTCGTCAAATATATTATCAACCGGAACCAAATTTTTGGATGGTAATG ATTGTTGGAGTACCTTATGTGTCTAAAGAAAAAGATGGTAATAACTATATAGAATATCAAAACGATGAGATTTCTAGCAGTATTTGTCAAGCTATATTAAAACAAGCATATGTTATGTTCAGACTGTTCATGGGCTCATTCAATACAATCATTAATGAACCTGAATGTGGCTCCACAACGTTACTAAAACATAAActtgaacatttttattcaaGG TATTTGTTATCCTTGAAATTAAATAACAGTGATATTTTGGATGTTTTCCAAGGCCTACAATTTTTACCCCTtgataaaataacatttttacgaGTTCAGTGTTTTATGAATCTCATAGAAGCTATGTTCTCTCAAGTGAAGTATACAGCATTTCTTTATAATGATCAAGTTGTGTG GAGTGGGTTAGAACCTGAAGATATGCAAGTAGTTTATAATTACTTAGTAGGTACACTTTTACCAGCTCATCTCGAAAAAGAATTGCATGGGGGTTCAATGCCCAGAAATTCCCCTTCACCATTTACTACTTCACACTATGGAAA aTTTGTGACAGGCCCGTCTAGTATTAATGATCCAAATTTAATTGGAAAATCTCCTACAgtgtttataaattattctaCAGAACCAATCTCTTTATACCTGGTAGTTTATCGAGCATTAAGTGCTACCATCTGTCTTTTTGTTGATA GTAAAACAAATTTGTTAATAGATTTTTTTAAAAGTCTTGATAGTTTTCTTGGACCGCAATTGACTACTCTTGTTAGTTCAGTTGCAGAGCAATGTACTAAACATGTGATAGTTACACCTGAATCATGCACAAAGTACTTGTACTTTAATAAACTTAACTTAGCATATAAAAGTACAATACATGTGGGTAATAGACGATGTTCTAATGTACTTACAACACCTGAAGTATTGAGAGTTATTACAGACATATACAATGATACAAACAA ATTAAAAGAAGCTGgggaaattattataaaaactaTGAGCCATTATTGGGTTATTGGAAAACTATCAAATTTGAGGGAATTTTTTGTAGTAATTCAACAAAAGAGTGCAAGTATAATTGAAATAGaag atGAGGTAAAAAGACTTTGTGAGAAACAATTGAAGAGTATATTTTTCCattaa
- the LOC143147011 gene encoding protein phosphatase PTC7 homolog isoform X2, which yields MIQLGLMYRVSVADGVGGWRHYGIDPGEFSSFLMRTCERLVSMGRFTSSEPAGLLARSYYELLENKQPILGSSTACVIVLNKDTSSIYTANIGDSGFVVVRKGEVVHRSSEQQHYFNTPFQLCLPPPGHSGLVLSDSPESADTLSFGVEDGDVILLATDGVFDNIPDQLLITEMRKVQGERDPTKIQGVANSIAWMARSLAFDGAFMSPFSLSARANGIDTIGGKPDDITVLLATVAI from the exons ATGATTCAACTGGGTTTGATGTATAGAGTGA gTGTAGCAGATGGTGTAGGTGGATGGAGACATTATGGAATCGATCCAGGAGAATTTTCTAGCTTTTTAATGAGAACATGCGAAAGACTAGTCTCTATGGGCAGGTTCACATCTTCTGAACCAGCTGGTTTATTAGCTCGTAGTTACTATgaattattagaaaataaacaACCCATATTAG gTAGCAGCACAGCATGTGTTATAGTTCTTAATAAAGACACAAGCAGCATTTATACCGCTAATATTGGCGATAGTGGTTTTGTAGTTGTAAGAAAAGGAGAAGTAGTTCATCGTTCTTCTGAACAACAGCACTACTTCAATACTCCATTTCAGTTGTGTCTTCCACCTCCAGGACATTCCGGTCTGGTACTTAGCGACAG TCCAGAATCTGCAGATACTTTGAGTTTTGGGGTTGAAGATGGTGATGTGATTCTATTGGCAACAGATGGAGTGTTCGATAATATTCCTGACCAATTGCTTATCactgaaatgcgaaaagttcAAGGGGAACGAGATCCTACCAAAATACAAGGAGTTGCCAATTCAATAGCTTGGATGGCTCGTAGCTTAGCTTTTGATGGCGCATTTATGTCTCCATTCTCCCTAAGTGCTAGAGCGAATGGAATTGACACTATAG gTGGTAAACCAGATGACATTACAGTGCTTTTAGCAACGGTggcaatataa
- the Der-2 gene encoding derlin 2 — MAYQTFRQEYMQMPVVTRAYTTACVITTLAVQLDLVSPFRLYFNPTLIIEQYQLWRLITTFLFFGNMSFNFFFNMIFTYRYCRMLEEGSFRRRTADFVMMFIFGGICMITFGFFVNLLFLGHAFTIMLVYVWSRRNPFVRLNFFGLINFQAPYLPWVLLGFSVLLGNTIWVDLVGMAVGHVYYFAEDVLPHLRGGFRVLKTPQILKTLFDAHPEDPDYTPPPEDRPGGFNWGQEANVQ, encoded by the exons ATGGCCTATCAAACGTTTCGGCAGGAGTATATGCAAATGCCTGTGGTGACACGAGCTTACACAACAGCTTGTGTCATCACGACCCTTGCTGTG CAACTAGACTTAGTGTCCCCGTTTCGGTTGTATTTTAATCCTACACTGATAATTGAACAATATCAG CTATGGAGATTAATAACAACATTTCTATTTTTTGGAAATATgagtttcaatttctttttcaatatgATCTTCACATATCGATATTGTCGAATGTTGGAAGAAGGATCATTCCGCAGAAGGACAGCTGACTTTGTAATGATGTTCATATTTGGAGGCATATGTATGATT ACATTTGGattttttgttaatttattGTTTCTGGGTCATGCGTTTACTATTATGTTGGTCTATGTTTGGTCGAGACGAAACCCATTTGTCAGACTAAACTTTTTTGGACTTATAAACTTTCAA GCACCATATTTGCCATGGGTACTTCTTGGGTTTTCTGTACTTCTTGGTAATACAATATGGGTAGATCTAGTTGGAATGGCTGTAGGACACGTGTATTACTTTGCAGAAGATGTACTTCCACATTTAAGAGGAGGTTTTCGCGTTCTTAAGACTCCACAAATACT TAAGACTTTGTTTGACGCACATCCAGAAGATCCAGACTATACTCCGCCACCTGAAGATCGTCCTGGTGGATTTAATTGGGGTCAAGAAGCCAATGTGCAGTGA
- the LOC143147011 gene encoding protein phosphatase PTC7 homolog isoform X1, which produces MHAINWTGRLLSRAIWNGISNYTACAEPNVNKHREASFVLAVCGFPKDFARGRVRKGQFGDDAWFSAKFKAVEVIGVADGVGGWRHYGIDPGEFSSFLMRTCERLVSMGRFTSSEPAGLLARSYYELLENKQPILGSSTACVIVLNKDTSSIYTANIGDSGFVVVRKGEVVHRSSEQQHYFNTPFQLCLPPPGHSGLVLSDSPESADTLSFGVEDGDVILLATDGVFDNIPDQLLITEMRKVQGERDPTKIQGVANSIAWMARSLAFDGAFMSPFSLSARANGIDTIGGKPDDITVLLATVAI; this is translated from the exons ATGCATGCCATTAATTGGACCGGAAGGCTGTTATCTCGGGCGATATGGAACGGTATATCAAATTACACAGCATGTGCCGAACCTAACGTGAACAAACATCGCGAAGCATCCTTCGTTTTGGCAGTATGCGGTTTCCCTAAAGACTTCGCACGGGGACGTGTGCGCAAGGGTCAGTTCGGTGATGATGCTTGGTTCAGTGCCAAATTCAAGGCTGTCGAAGTGATAG gTGTAGCAGATGGTGTAGGTGGATGGAGACATTATGGAATCGATCCAGGAGAATTTTCTAGCTTTTTAATGAGAACATGCGAAAGACTAGTCTCTATGGGCAGGTTCACATCTTCTGAACCAGCTGGTTTATTAGCTCGTAGTTACTATgaattattagaaaataaacaACCCATATTAG gTAGCAGCACAGCATGTGTTATAGTTCTTAATAAAGACACAAGCAGCATTTATACCGCTAATATTGGCGATAGTGGTTTTGTAGTTGTAAGAAAAGGAGAAGTAGTTCATCGTTCTTCTGAACAACAGCACTACTTCAATACTCCATTTCAGTTGTGTCTTCCACCTCCAGGACATTCCGGTCTGGTACTTAGCGACAG TCCAGAATCTGCAGATACTTTGAGTTTTGGGGTTGAAGATGGTGATGTGATTCTATTGGCAACAGATGGAGTGTTCGATAATATTCCTGACCAATTGCTTATCactgaaatgcgaaaagttcAAGGGGAACGAGATCCTACCAAAATACAAGGAGTTGCCAATTCAATAGCTTGGATGGCTCGTAGCTTAGCTTTTGATGGCGCATTTATGTCTCCATTCTCCCTAAGTGCTAGAGCGAATGGAATTGACACTATAG gTGGTAAACCAGATGACATTACAGTGCTTTTAGCAACGGTggcaatataa
- the LOC143146895 gene encoding 28S rRNA (cytosine(4447)-C(5))-methyltransferase, with amino-acid sequence MGRKAKFDGTTVPTGRGKKAKKQGDPTFPKGVLVKEEKILSHRQKQRVKKRLLKQQSLKENIKKLQMEKREETEHTISKNNIRDVSKQIMKKKKKKSSKPKPVKNGNLSDENEQMQFSDDDNISNVEYVNKSKKQKSTKMKLIDSDMEDESDIVENNVDYNDTDEFDQDEDTEGEGNMNQDEETIEDNDNDNDGDLLPIEKANKKLKLKQEKERKLAEEEMNDMISQQCVFTFPTEEELADVTNLKDVQQRIKDIVMILSDFKRLRDVNRLRSEYMDVLRKDLCTYYSYNNFLMERLMQIFPLDELLEFLEASEVQRPMTIRTNTLKTRRRDLAEALINRGVNLDPIGKWTKIGLVVYSSQVPMGATPEYLAGHYILQGASSFLPVMALDPKENERILDMCAAPGGKSSHIAALMKNTGVLFANDMNEERIKAVVGNFHRLGIVNSVICTYDGRKLPSVIKGFDRVLLDAPCTGTGVVSKDPSVKTNKDEVDIQRCCTLQRELLLAAIDCANARSESGGIIVYSTCSILPEENEWVIDYALKKRDVKLVPIGLEFGAEGFTSYRQHRFHPSLKLTKRFYPHVHNMDGFFVAKLKKFSNIVLKKKDAEEESFE; translated from the exons aTGGGGCGAAAAGCCAAATTTGATGGGACAACAGTTCCAACTGGTCGTGGGAAAAAAGCAAAGAAACAAGGAGATCCAACATTTCCAAAAGGAGTGCTAG tgaaagaagaaaaaatattaagtcATCGGCAAAAGCAACGTGTAAAAAAGCGGTTGTTAAAACAACAAAgtctaaaagaaaatataaaaaaactaCAGATGGAGAAACGTGAAGAAACAGAACATACAATAAGTAAAAAT AATATCAGAGATGTATCAAAACAaataatgaaaaagaagaagaagaaatcctCTAAACCAAAACCAGTTAAAAATGGTAATTTGAGTGATGAAAATGAACAAATGCAGTTCAGTGATGATGACAATATATCTAATGTTGAATATGTAAACAAAAGTAAAAAGcagaaaagtacaaaaatgaaGTTAATAGATAGTGATATGGAGGATGAAAGTGATATTGTAGAAAATAATGTGGATTACAATGATACTGATGAGTTTGATCAGGATGAGGATACAGAAGGGGAAGGCAACATGAATCAAGATGAAGAAACTATAgaggataatgataatgataatgacggCGATCTTCTTCCTATAGAAAAAGCAAATAAGAAATTGAAGCTGAAGCAGGAAAAAGAACG AAAACTGGCAGAAGAGGAGATGAATGATATGATTTCGCAACAATGTGTCTTCACTTTTCCTACTGAAGAAGAACTCGCAGATGTTACTAATCTTAAAGATGTGCAACAACGTATAAAAGACATTGTTATGATATTATCTGACTTTAAAAGATTACGAGATGTGAACAG atTGCGTTCGGAATATATGGATGTCCTTAGGAAAGATTTATGTACATATTATAGTTACAATAATTTTTTGATGGAAAGATTGATGCAAATATTTCCATTAGACGAGTTGTTAGAATTTTTGGAAGCAAGCGAAGTTCAAAGACCTATGACGATACGAACAAACACGTTGAAGACACGTCGCCGTGATCTAGCAGAA gcTTTGATCAACAGAGGAGTTAATTTAGATCCAATAGGCAAATGGACAAAAATTGGATTAGTAGTATATTCTTCGCAAGTTCCAATGGGTGCAACACCAGAGTACCTAGCAGGACACTATATACTTCAGGGTGCATCTAGTTTTCTACCTGTTATGGCTTTAGATCCTAAGGAGAACGAAAGAATTCTGGATATGTGTGCTGCACCTGGAGGAAAATCGTCGCATATAGCAGCACTTATGAAGAATACAGGTGTACTTTTTGCGAATGATATGAATGAGGAAAGGATAAAGGCAGTTGTTGGTAATTTCCATAGACTTGGCATTGTGAATTCTGTAATTTGCACTTATGATGGACGGAAGTTACCGTCG gTTATTAAAGGCTTTGACAGAGTTTTATTGGATGCACCCTGTACTGGTACTGGTGTTGTTTCGAAAGACCCGAGTGTTAAAACAAATAAAGACGAAGTAGATATACAGCGTTGTTGTACGTTACAAAGGGAATTACTTTTAGCAGCTATAGACTGTGCTAATGCTCGTTCAGAATCGGGTGGAATTATTGTTTATTCCACGTGTTCGATTCTTCCGGAAGAAAACGAGTGGGTTATCGATTATGCTCTTAAAAAGCGTGACGTTAAATTAGTACCGATTGGTTTAGAGTTTGGTGCTGAAGGTTTTACTAGTTACAGACAGCATAGGTTTCATCCttcgttgaaattaacgaaacgattttatccACATGTTCATAATATGGATGGATTTTTTGtagcaaaattaaaaaaattttctaatattgttctgaaaaagaaagatgCTGAGGAAGAatcgtttgaataa